In Blastocatellia bacterium, a genomic segment contains:
- the buk gene encoding butyrate kinase: MKIFAINPGSTSTKIALFEDERLLHEETITHRVEDLERFATLWEQLPWRREAIAQALERWGERGERIAVVVGRGGLLKPVEGGVYRVTERMLEDARRGVQGEHPSNLGCVLAWEFAERWGALAVVVDPVSVDEFEPLARYSGHPLIERRSLSHALSAHAAARAMAARLGKPLSQTSFVIAHLGGGISVAAVRGGRIVDANDASSDGPFSPERTGSLPLQPFITLCFSGKFTESEMRRLVMGRGGLVAYLGTNEATEVERRIAEGDAYAREVYEAMAYQIAKEIGAMATVLRGRVDAILLIGSLARSTLLTDWIRERVAFIAEVVILPEEWEMKTMAEMARRALMGEEPVKEYV, from the coding sequence ATGAAGATCTTCGCCATTAATCCCGGATCGACTTCGACTAAGATCGCGCTCTTTGAAGACGAGCGCTTGCTGCATGAGGAGACGATCACGCATCGGGTCGAAGACCTGGAACGATTCGCCACCTTATGGGAGCAACTTCCCTGGCGGCGCGAAGCGATCGCGCAAGCTCTCGAGCGATGGGGGGAGCGTGGCGAGAGAATTGCTGTCGTCGTCGGGCGTGGGGGACTCCTGAAGCCCGTCGAGGGCGGCGTCTACCGCGTCACTGAGCGCATGTTGGAGGATGCACGCCGCGGCGTTCAGGGCGAGCATCCCTCTAATCTCGGGTGCGTGCTCGCTTGGGAGTTCGCTGAGCGATGGGGAGCCTTAGCCGTCGTCGTGGACCCAGTCTCGGTAGACGAATTTGAACCCTTGGCGCGCTATTCGGGACACCCGCTTATTGAGCGGCGGAGCCTCTCGCATGCGCTCAGTGCGCATGCGGCGGCGCGGGCCATGGCTGCGCGGTTGGGAAAGCCCCTCTCGCAGACGAGCTTCGTCATCGCGCATTTGGGTGGGGGAATTTCCGTGGCCGCCGTTAGAGGCGGACGCATCGTGGATGCGAACGACGCTTCCAGCGACGGTCCGTTTTCACCGGAACGTACAGGCTCGCTCCCGCTTCAACCCTTCATCACGCTGTGCTTCTCCGGGAAATTCACCGAATCGGAGATGCGGCGTTTGGTCATGGGGCGCGGCGGACTCGTGGCGTATCTGGGGACGAATGAGGCGACTGAAGTTGAACGCCGCATTGCCGAGGGGGACGCCTATGCCCGCGAGGTCTATGAGGCCATGGCCTATCAGATCGCGAAGGAGATCGGCGCGATGGCGACTGTGCTGCGAGGGCGTGTGGATGCGATCCTCTTGATCGGAAGCTTGGCGCGCTCGACGCTCCTGACCGATTGGATTCGCGAGCGCGTCGCGTTCATCGCCGAGGTCGTCATCCTGCCTGAAGAATGGGAGATGAAAACAATGGCCGAAATGGCGCGGCGCGCGCTCATGGGGGAAGAACCGGTGAAGGAGTACGTATGA
- a CDS encoding carbohydrate binding family 9 domain-containing protein: MGRPRGYVGLLVVAILAFFGHGLAEQNRTMESGHPPLRVATIRRFDAQVKIDGRLDEPVWGEIEPIQDFTQTEPDEGKPATERTEVRIFYDHNKLYFGFRCFDSEPNRIIARLDAHDARTFSDSVDILLDTFHDLRTGYFFSVNARGVQFDAIVSETTGGGSGFGLYDGTWDGLWESAATIDELGWVAEIAIPFKILRFPRRSPQTWGMNLGRVIVRKNEVVRWYPVARFDRVMKPSKSGVLQGLTEIQPGRDLEIIPFTLQPGRFRTTIPTVSGYHPTAGVDVRYGLTANLKANLTINPDFAQTEADEINITLSRFELFFPEKRAFFVEGSNFFRTPLRLFFSRRVGLRVPDGSEQRIAAGAKITGKIGRYNLGILEARTRDQFFLDPSSGQRRLSPGANFFVLRLQRDIFEKSALGFITVNRDQPESDFSHSVRAHGIDLSLARGRHITFSSQVAVSQNPGVRASLLEQAGAIAAFRYDSDKFEYEVEAKYLGRDFDVSGIGFEPETGRVSGQMSFTYKPFLNRFGIRQIFLEPNYDHVALVTGEHDDSGADLRLRVQFKNFWSARAVYSYDRVRFYEFVNQKRLNRMRVYIMPRVILGLTTNENRPISLSLQVVRRKFVDFRDNYYGRVWFYEMGLNARLAGRTKLELRGQLFRESFMNGKLEENRSLILARIGHQFTPKLRARVLAQFNNDNRRNQFNLNSLISYDFTARSALAIGYNAETISPERRFHIGREFFVKFSYVLAF, encoded by the coding sequence GTGGGACGTCCGCGTGGTTATGTAGGACTCTTGGTGGTCGCGATCCTGGCTTTCTTTGGCCACGGGCTGGCGGAGCAGAATCGCACGATGGAATCCGGTCATCCTCCCTTACGCGTCGCTACGATCCGGCGGTTCGATGCTCAGGTGAAAATTGATGGTCGGTTGGACGAGCCGGTATGGGGCGAGATCGAGCCGATCCAGGATTTCACCCAAACGGAACCCGACGAGGGCAAGCCTGCGACCGAACGGACCGAAGTTCGGATTTTTTACGATCACAACAAGCTCTATTTCGGCTTTCGGTGTTTTGACTCGGAACCGAACCGGATCATCGCTCGCCTGGATGCTCATGATGCCCGTACTTTTTCCGACAGCGTGGATATTCTCTTGGACACGTTTCATGATCTTCGCACGGGCTATTTTTTTAGCGTCAACGCCCGGGGGGTTCAATTCGACGCCATCGTGTCGGAGACGACGGGGGGCGGCTCCGGTTTTGGTCTGTATGACGGAACGTGGGATGGGTTGTGGGAGAGCGCTGCGACGATTGATGAACTGGGTTGGGTAGCAGAAATTGCCATTCCGTTTAAGATCCTTCGATTTCCTCGAAGGTCCCCGCAGACATGGGGGATGAATCTCGGTCGGGTGATCGTGAGAAAGAATGAGGTCGTACGTTGGTATCCGGTCGCCCGATTTGATCGAGTGATGAAGCCGTCCAAGTCGGGCGTTCTCCAGGGGCTGACTGAGATTCAGCCCGGACGCGATCTGGAGATCATCCCCTTCACCCTTCAGCCAGGGCGGTTTCGTACGACCATTCCTACAGTCTCTGGCTACCATCCGACCGCCGGAGTGGATGTGCGCTATGGCCTGACGGCCAATCTGAAGGCGAATCTGACGATCAATCCCGATTTTGCTCAGACCGAGGCTGACGAGATCAACATCACGCTCTCCCGCTTCGAGCTGTTCTTCCCGGAGAAGCGGGCGTTTTTCGTCGAAGGGTCGAACTTCTTCCGCACGCCGCTTCGACTCTTCTTCTCCCGGCGAGTGGGCCTGCGAGTGCCTGATGGATCGGAGCAGCGCATCGCCGCCGGAGCAAAAATCACTGGCAAGATCGGACGATACAACCTAGGTATCCTTGAAGCCCGCACCCGCGATCAGTTTTTCCTCGATCCCAGCTCAGGCCAGAGACGGCTCAGTCCGGGGGCCAATTTCTTCGTCCTGCGCCTGCAGCGCGACATCTTTGAAAAATCGGCGCTCGGATTCATCACCGTGAATCGAGATCAGCCCGAAAGCGACTTCTCCCATTCGGTGCGCGCTCATGGAATTGATCTCTCGCTTGCCCGAGGCCGACACATCACTTTCTCCTCGCAGGTGGCGGTGAGTCAAAATCCGGGCGTGCGGGCGAGCTTGCTCGAGCAAGCTGGGGCGATTGCCGCGTTCCGCTATGATTCCGATAAGTTTGAATACGAGGTTGAGGCGAAGTACCTGGGTCGCGATTTCGATGTCAGCGGCATCGGCTTCGAGCCTGAGACAGGTCGCGTGAGCGGACAGATGAGTTTTACCTACAAGCCTTTTCTCAATCGCTTCGGCATCCGGCAGATCTTCCTGGAGCCCAACTACGATCACGTCGCTTTGGTGACGGGCGAGCACGACGATTCGGGCGCCGATCTGCGCCTGCGGGTGCAGTTCAAAAACTTCTGGTCGGCGCGGGCCGTCTATTCCTACGACCGGGTGCGATTCTATGAGTTTGTTAATCAAAAACGGCTCAACCGGATGAGAGTCTACATCATGCCTCGCGTCATCCTGGGCCTGACGACCAACGAAAATCGGCCGATCTCGCTGAGTCTTCAAGTTGTTCGGCGAAAGTTCGTGGACTTTCGCGACAACTATTACGGTCGGGTCTGGTTCTACGAAATGGGATTGAATGCGCGACTGGCCGGGCGCACCAAGCTCGAACTGCGGGGCCAGCTCTTCCGCGAGTCTTTCATGAACGGAAAACTGGAGGAGAATCGCAGTCTCATCCTAGCCCGTATTGGTCACCAATTCACACCCAAGCTGCGCGCCCGGGTGCTCGCCCAATTCAACAATGACAATCGGCGCAACCAGTTTAACCTCAATTCCCTCATCTCTTACGATTTCACTGCCCGCAGCGCCCTAGCCATCGGCTATAATGCCGAGACGATTTCCCCGGAACGACGCTTTCACATCGGGCGCGAATTCTTCGTGAAATTCTCCTACGTACTGGCCTTTTGA
- a CDS encoding hydrogenase maturation nickel metallochaperone HypA produces the protein MREVALIHALLERLEEAFATDPYRKIMSVRVRLGIGRAAPERFRAAFERLTLGTPVEAARLELEIVPMTFRCTLCHHTFRSDEALGECPRCGALGGEVLGGGEFAILDVRRKNAAVVNFSNASHA, from the coding sequence ATGCGAGAAGTCGCATTGATCCATGCCCTGCTGGAGCGCCTCGAGGAGGCGTTCGCGACCGATCCGTATCGAAAGATCATGAGCGTGCGCGTGCGACTAGGGATCGGGCGTGCGGCACCCGAACGCTTTCGCGCCGCCTTCGAGCGCTTGACGCTGGGGACTCCGGTCGAAGCCGCGCGCTTGGAGTTGGAGATCGTCCCAATGACTTTTCGATGCACCCTCTGCCATCATACGTTTCGTTCCGACGAAGCCCTCGGCGAATGCCCGCGCTGCGGGGCGCTCGGCGGCGAAGTGCTCGGCGGAGGGGAATTCGCCATCTTAGATGTCCGCCGGAAGAACGCGGCGGTCGTGAATTTCTCCAACGCTTCGCACGCGTGA
- a CDS encoding phosphate acyltransferase: MSGTMITCLDDLLEHARRLPRQRVVVAGAENRAALEAAVEAESRLPLESVFVGDPDQLQATARALGLPGIPEARLIPACTSEEAARRAVAVARQHGGILLKGSPDTSTFLKAVLDPQEGVRTGRVLSDVLLFEDPVHHPYRMRMITDGGVIPNPDLSQKIEIIRNAVSVAHALGWERPRVAVLSATEKIHPVLPSTLEAAILAKMNERGQIPGCVIEGPLSLDLAISPESAAIKGVTSAVAGHADILVCPNIEVANILAKGIIYFAGRRVAHVAVGAAVPVLIPSRSDRAEAKLLSIALGMLMSAFEAAGVTPNGPSRE; this comes from the coding sequence ATGAGCGGCACGATGATCACGTGCCTCGATGATCTTCTGGAGCATGCTCGGCGTCTTCCGCGACAACGCGTCGTCGTCGCCGGTGCTGAGAATCGCGCGGCATTGGAAGCCGCCGTGGAGGCGGAGTCGCGCCTGCCTCTCGAGAGCGTGTTCGTTGGAGATCCCGATCAGCTTCAGGCCACGGCGCGTGCACTCGGCCTTCCAGGAATTCCTGAAGCGCGCCTGATCCCGGCGTGCACATCGGAGGAGGCCGCCCGCCGGGCTGTCGCCGTCGCCCGCCAGCATGGAGGGATTTTGCTCAAAGGCTCTCCCGACACGAGCACGTTCCTCAAAGCAGTTCTCGATCCCCAGGAAGGCGTGCGCACCGGTCGCGTGTTGAGCGACGTGTTGCTCTTCGAGGATCCGGTGCATCACCCGTATCGCATGCGCATGATCACCGATGGGGGAGTGATTCCGAACCCCGATCTCTCGCAGAAGATCGAGATCATTCGGAATGCCGTCTCAGTAGCTCACGCCTTGGGATGGGAGAGGCCGCGTGTCGCTGTGCTCTCAGCGACGGAGAAGATCCATCCGGTGCTCCCCTCGACTCTGGAGGCGGCCATCCTCGCGAAGATGAACGAACGCGGGCAAATCCCCGGATGCGTGATCGAGGGGCCACTCTCGCTCGATCTCGCCATCTCCCCGGAGTCGGCCGCGATCAAGGGGGTGACGTCTGCCGTGGCTGGTCACGCCGACATTCTCGTGTGCCCGAATATTGAGGTGGCCAATATCCTGGCCAAAGGGATCATCTATTTCGCCGGGCGTCGCGTCGCGCATGTGGCCGTTGGGGCCGCCGTGCCGGTTTTGATCCCCTCGCGTTCGGATCGTGCGGAGGCAAAACTCCTTTCGATCGCGCTCGGGATGCTCATGAGCGCGTTCGAGGCGGCGGGCGTAACACCCAATGGGCCTTCACGCGAGTGA
- a CDS encoding archaemetzincin family Zn-dependent metalloprotease produces MGRALIELVPIGNVDAEVLDFLALVLPETLPVSCHIRNHPVELEAAYHPLRQQYHSTELLAQLIRGHRNPAAKVLGVTDVDLFIPILTFVFGEAQLGGTAAVLSIYRLDQRFYGLPEDRRLFFERCEKEALHELGHTFGLVHCSDFECVMHFSNSIEHVDLKSNAFCASCGRIVREAIARLASAPKAS; encoded by the coding sequence GTGGGGCGCGCGCTCATCGAACTGGTTCCGATTGGGAACGTGGACGCGGAAGTCCTCGACTTCCTCGCGCTCGTCCTGCCGGAGACGCTCCCGGTGTCTTGTCACATTCGGAATCATCCCGTCGAGCTGGAAGCGGCCTATCATCCCCTCCGGCAACAGTACCATTCGACGGAGCTGCTCGCGCAGTTGATCCGCGGGCACCGCAATCCGGCTGCGAAGGTTCTCGGCGTGACGGATGTGGACTTGTTCATCCCCATCCTCACGTTCGTCTTTGGCGAGGCGCAGCTTGGCGGAACGGCGGCCGTGCTCTCAATCTATCGCCTCGATCAACGGTTTTACGGGCTGCCGGAAGACCGTCGGCTCTTCTTCGAGCGGTGCGAGAAGGAAGCCTTGCACGAGTTGGGCCATACATTCGGTCTCGTCCACTGTTCGGATTTCGAGTGCGTCATGCACTTCTCGAATTCCATCGAGCACGTGGATTTGAAATCAAACGCTTTCTGCGCCTCCTGCGGGCGCATCGTGCGAGAAGCCATCGCGCGCCTGGCGAGCGCGCCGAAGGCCTCGTGA